Within Scyliorhinus canicula chromosome 14, sScyCan1.1, whole genome shotgun sequence, the genomic segment TTCACCATACacacaacaaaagaaaaacaaggaaACAACCACAAAAACAGCCCCATCAATATAGCCTGAAGCATCGACTTGTGCATTCCAAAAATAagttaaaaaacagaaaaaaaaaacaaaccaaacccacccccagTGTTCAATGGCAACAAGTTCCcgaaagtgcaccccacccacccttatCTCAAATTTCACATTCTCCAGGGTCAAGAACTCCAGCAGGTAGGTTCCCccccgccacaccgaggcacagggtggaaaaGCTGAtcaccacctcagctggacacccccccccccccccccccccccccaaggcaatcagcgaggtgaaggctaaaacatctgcgtCTGCAGCCTGGGCCGGTcggacaccccgaaaatggcctcgTCGGGACCTAGTTCCAAGTGCACATGTAACACCCATGAGATAATATCAAAAACCTTCCTCCAATACCTGTCCAGCTTAGGGCAGGATCAAAACATACGTACATGGTTTGCagtcccctcccacaccgctcgcaggcaactcttcttcccacttgttCTTAATCCTTTCCGTGGACACCCTCTTCTTTTCCTAAATCTTCCTGCAAATCGCCAACACCCCCCATTTACCAACCCCCTgccaacaatacctcctccaacaatgaggGGTCCGGTGCTATCAGGAACCTCGGAAACTCCTTCCTTACAAAGTCTCGCgtttgcaggtacctaaacccttcgTCTTGTGCTAATCCGTACTTCACCCCCAACCTCGCAAAGCGTCCCgccaggaacagattttttaTTACCttgatccccctctcctcccagcttcgaaacctcccatccaacctccccgggTCAAACCTATGATTCCCCTTAAGTGGCATAGCCATCCGCTGTCCTTAATTGAACAGGGGACCTGCCTCCATGCCAATTAATGCCAGTCAAAATCCCAGATCAGCGATTGTTTCCTCTCAGAAGCAGGTTAAAGTCCCTGTTCGAAACAGGCAGGTTCCTGTATCCCTTCCCCAAAGTGAAAATGGAGCTCACAACGTTTCATCACAGAACTGAAATGGTTCTATCTGGTTTAAAGACTTCCATTTCTTTTAGGTTTTCATTTGGCGCTGTGAGGGGGTAGAGAATGGTTCCTTTAACTACCAGGAGGGCATGTGGCTTTTCCTGATGATGATGGCAACGTTAGGTAAAATAATTGATCATCTTGTGATCAGAGAAGAGAGGATGTGTACAGGCCCAGGAAAAGAAACAGGCATTTTAAATACAGCTTGCGATATTCTGCATGCAGTCAATCTCCTGAGAGTTGTTGCTGAGATGAATGACTAACTTTTGTAAGAGTTTCAGCTACAAAACAAGTCATCTAGATAGAAGGATGATGATTATAGATATGTTTTAATCTGCAGATATACAAGATGGCAGTGTTCTGCTGAACAGAATTATTTCTCGCCACAAGAACTATGAAATAACTGATAGCATTACTGGAGCTCCAGAGGAATAGCCTATGGAAGTGGTGAGGTaatcttaaatttatttaaaaccaGGAAAGATTTACAAATTTGAGTGGAGGCAACTATCAGGGAAAATTGGGTCGGCTCTTTTCTCATGGTCTATACTGAATGAAGGTTTATTAAATTACGACAGagctagataggatagatgcggagaaACTGTTTTCACATGTGCACGAGTCTAGAATTAGGGAACATAAATATCTGAAATATCACCAAAAGATCAAATGAAGAACTTGCTTGAAGTGTGGCACTTGTTGCCAAATGGAGTAATGTAGATAGCAGTGACATAGATAAAGGAAGGCTTGATGCATGCGTGAGGcagagggcaacacagtggctcagtggttagcactgctgcctcacagtgtcagggaccggtgttcaattccggactcgggtgactgtctgtgtggagtttgcacatttcccccatgtctgtgtgggtttcgttcgGGTGTTCaattttcctcctacagtccaaaaatgtgccgatCAGGTGCAtttgccatggtaaattgccccttagtgtccaaaagattaggaagggttactgggtcacggggatagggtggggcatggaCCTAGGATGGGTGCTTTGCAAAGTCGTTGCCgaatcgataggctgaatggcctctttctgtactgtagtgattctgtgatGAGGAAGGAGGGAGCTGAGTGCTTTGAATAAGATTGGAAGTGGTAATTAAGAATCAGAGACGGTGCATGGAGAgtataaacactggcatggatCAGTAGGGTCTAATGAGTTAATAATGCATTAGCGATTCCCTGTAATGACTGCTAATGCCTGATATTCTCAAATGCCTGTGTGAGAAATGATCTATGCACGGCTGGTAGTTAGATTTTAGGAGAACTTGGCCATAGGAGGAAATGTTTTTCAGTGATCACACATGAATTTACCATGGGAAATGATGGGAAATGACATAATGCATTGCACAACACTATTTGAATATATTGGCCCACATCTTTGCAGCTGAGAAATGGAGAATTGTTGAATGAATCAGAGGTCTGGGACTGTTGGGATTGTATTCAGATGTTTTGCAAGTTTATATTCCCGTAAGCCCTAGTTAAGGAGATAGTTTAGAGAATGAGGATGGTCACTGTCTAGGATTGTTAGCAGGCTGAGAATTTGTTacttgaaagaaaagaaaatatcaaACATTTCTTGGGTAATTTTTAGACAcaacggctgggattctccgttctggagcctAAGTGCTTTCACCAACAGAGAATTGCTAATGGTCTCCACCATTGACAAGTAGGGTCATCCTCTGCCCCCCACTCACCACGTGAGTGACTGGTCACCACTCCCTTTGATATGCAAATAATCCATTCAATTTCATATAGCAATAAACTGTacgagccagtgattgacagttataTTGGTTAAGGCACAGCTGCTTAGGGGGCGTGTTTATTTATATTTCCCTTcaggcttgaatgcatctcaatgtACTGTTTTGATGCTAATCAAAATGTTTATGAAAAGTCTTGCTATGATTGGCACCTCCTCACCTTACCAAAAGCAGCTAAGTTATTTCTGCTGAGGAAGAGAGGAAGTGAAAACACATAGCTCCTTTTGACCTGGTGAGGAGCTGTTAGTCATAGGAAGAGTGTTTATAACATTATGGTTAGCCCCTACTTGTCAGCGCAAGTTTGGGAGGGGGCAGGATTagcgttgtggggggaggggggtttctgaTACACTTTGGGAGGGCACCTCAGTAATACACTGACCCACTTGACACTCCTTGACACTCCTTGACACTTCTTCGGGCCCACTGCATCAGGGCCACACCTTCGCAAACTTGCACCAAAGCCCGCCCGGAGGACTTCCTGCTATAGGGGTTGGTGCGTAATGGGGAAGTGGTGAATTGGGCTTCCAGTTCGTTAACCAAATGGAAATGGATTCCTGATCAGAGAGGCGTCGAATGGAAAATCCTCGCTATTTTCCCGGCAACAAGTTAAATGTGATTGCATCATTAATTGAAAAGTTTCATTAACCCTATTCTCTCACTACCAGTATAAATTAGCAGTAACCACAATGTTAAACAATAAGTGCCCTGATTTACTTCCATGCAGAttaactgggctggattctccgcagccccgcgccaaaatcgcatttgccgcagagcggagaatccaatttcacgccgcAATCGGGCCCTTcaccggtccggcgattctccgggacccaagAATAGACGTGATCGCAGAGTACGCCGCATGGCTGtcggcccattgacagaggccagcccagcgatcctccgctcccgaccgaccGAGTTCCAGACaacgtggaactaacctggtattgcTGGTTGGGatgctggcatggcggctgcggacttagtccacggccgccatggtgaggggcgggggggatcggACACTTGGGGGGCCTTATAGTCGGCGGGGGGTTAGATCCGTGTGGTCAGATGCTCGGGCGTGCGGCCGTTTGGCGGCGTCTAATTTTTAtgtctgcctccgcggtccgagtccaccatggagctcgGCGCGGCCACTGGGTgccgccactgtgcgcatgcacggacttaaaATCGGAAGTGCCGGGacctgtatccgcagctaaagctgcgtgaattactccgggtccctgctagcccactGCAGGTACTTTGTTCCAGGAATCTCTCGAGTAAAACTCCAGCCTtttggggagaatccagccccctgtttctCTAATTTATATCGAGAAACAATCTTTCCATTTTCTCAGTCGGTATCGGGTGTCAAAAACTGGTGCAAACATGGATGCGCAGAGATCTTAAATCTGTCTAAGAGTTATAATCTGAGCTGTGAGTAATAAAGCCTTTTAGATATGGTAGTTGGGGCAGATGAATGTCATAGTTCTGTTCAAGTGTTAAATGAGCAATTTCCACAAATCTATGTCTTAGTTGACCACATAAGGCTCTTTCCAAAagctgattgtttttttttacatctaCTGCCCCGATAAACCTTTTACATCTTATATATAACAGACCATAACAAATACCAGAAAATAGGAAATTATTGTGATATTATCCACTACTGGTGATTGTGCCACAAAATGGAACTCAGAATGAATCAACAAGTTGTGCATTACATTTGGGAAATACAATTGCGAGAAGCTTAATTGGATTTATCTCCCATGACCATCGGTAATTGGCTTCATTTTTAATTTTAGCTCACCAGTACTAATTATTTCCTAACCTGTTAACCTGCCTGTTGATATTTGCAGCAACTCTTCTTCTACGCGAAGAACTGATTCTTCTGGGTCCCGCCTGATTTGGTCTGTTCGGCCTCTTGCGTCCAACTTACCAATAACCATGCGGAAGTTTGAGCCTAAATAGTAATTTGCTGGTTTTAATTTTGGGACATTGCTGCATGTGTGAAAAtcggctgctgtgtttccctatATAACAACCACAATATTTCTAAACATCtgggagttaagtgctttcatgccctctctttcacagcagaaagcaagtaactgcttttgatgtggtcattagctgtcaatcatagctggatgtttataaacatcatggTTAGGTTCACAGTAGGCTATTGAAATCCATTCAataatgaaaggaaatgaaagtaaacaatccagacacctggctgCCTGGAAGCTgccaattacagcctactaaaagccaTTTCTCTATGAAGTGAATAAAAgctttgcagatcaaaggatctgaggggattTAAAGCCTTGTGTTGAGTTTCCGCTTTCTATGAAGATACAGCTGTTGCTTTCTAGATGTCTGATTGAGGCAGCAGGTGAAAGGGACAGGTGAGTAAAAAAACAGTGAttttctttcactgtttctgcctggactgctctataGCGGTGGTGGGGGTTCTTTGTTATGGGGTGTTCTGTTATTGAGGGTTCTCTGATATAGGAGTTCTCTTTTATGGTGTTTTGGGgatatggggatctctgatatgggaggtTCTCCAATATTAGGgtttaagatcataagacataggagcagaattaggccactcggcccatcgagtctgctcctccattcaatcatggctgatatttttctcatccccgttctcctgccttctccccataacccctgatccccttattaatcaagaacctatctatctcttatTAAAGctactcagtgatttgacctccacagccttctgcggcaaagagttccacagattcaccaccctctggctgaagaaattccttctcattgctgttttaaaggatcatcctttagtctgaaattgtgttctttgattctagtttttcctacaaatggaaacatcctcatcatgtccactctcaggccttgcagtatcctgtaagttacaGTAAgacctcctctcatccttctaaagtcctcaaccgttcatCATACGAcaggctcttcattccagggatgattcttgtgaaccttctttggattctttccaaggccagcacatcattccttagatacgggccccaaaacttctcacaatactccaaatgggtctgaccagagccttatacagcctcagaagtacatccttggtcttgtattctagccctctcgacatgaatgctgacattgcatttgccttcctaactaccgacTGATGGGGgtactctgatatgggggggcttCTGgttggggtttctggtggggagtctgatggggagtctctggtggggggtctctgttgtggAATTGGATCATCCTCATTCATGTGTgctgtgggtggggttggggggggggggggtgatgcagcaattcccatggtgggggtggggtggggtaagaATACCTTTACCTGTCAtcggaccgggggagggggggggggggaggggggctgttgtAGGATTAgcgttgcgggggaggggggccagcTGCCGGACCTCGTTATcgggccacccactcaaaatggcggcctgttaGCAGGATTTGCCACAGAATAATGCCGGATCTCTGCCATGCATAAATTGTGATGGTAAGGGACAGGGAGCcgctcctgggcaccgctcccAGTGCAAACCAGAagcaattcagctctggcaggagaacatgaggctgcattctccgattctgcgccACTGTCTGGAGGAAGCATccggtcttacgaccaaaacgtcGGTGGCGCCCCCGCACCGCGCTCCGCCCGGTGGCGGGCTTGCAGCCGTGCCACATAAAGCCACCATCAGATACGGtagcagaatggccgggtccgtggcagcccatgtgcatggcggcggccgctCCATATAACATGGTGCCGGCTGCGTGCGGACCTGGCGTCCAAATAGTGCCCCTCATCACCCTTGGACCATCCCACACCAGTGTCCCCAGGCCCCGTTGAAGCCCCTCCTGCCAgcggctccccccgccccccccgccccacgactgtggcggcgttggacactgtccgcagccgccacgctaggtTCACGAAGGTTGAGAGGACACGTGTCCCACATCGTCGGCCCAAGtctgcccatcgggggtggagcattgggggagagcctcaggtgacatcctgaggccgtcccaccAGCGTGTGGTGTACTCTTTGAGTACTCCGTTttaaagggcggcatgtggtgcaatggttcacactgggactgcggcactgaggacccgggttcgaatcctgctctgggtcactgtccgtgtggagtttgtacattctgcccatgtctgcgttggtttcgcacccataacccaaagatgtacaggttaggtggattggctaaattgtcccttaattggaaaaaaatataattgggtactctaaatttccccttcatgaggTCATGTTGAGTCTGCTTGACTAtattacaccatccaggacaaagccgtgCTCTCAGACACCATGTACGCTATATCTTTGCCTCTGCTTATCTACTACTACGCAAAACACAACGACTGGCCCTTTGGGGCAGCTTTGTGTAAAATTGTCCGATTCCTCTtttacacatggactgcagtagttcaagaaggcagctcaccaacaccttctgcagggcaattaggatgggcaataaaattgCAGGTGTAGTCTACAATGCCCATGTGTCATgaaagaattgaaaaaaaaaagttgatccagtcattatcacattgctgtaggAGAAACCTTGCAGGGCAAAAATtaattgctgcatttcctacattacagcagtgacgacATTCAAAAAAATACCTCACTGgcagtaaagtgctttgggaagcCCTGAGGTTATGAATAATGCTATGTGAATGCAAAtcagtcctcccccacctctctccctcgccccctctctttcCTTGCAGTAATATAATACTAATCTATTTTCACAATTACATTCTATTTTCTCTTCATCCTTCCTGGATGTTTCCCTGTGTCTACCCGACTCAAGAAGGCAAACAGATAATCATAGCCATTGGTACTGGCTGGTTCGTGTGATAAGGTGGCAATAGGTTCCTATGGGGTTGATCCAGCTTTCTCTTGGTATTTTCCAtaacggcacaagtcaggagaagAAGCCACCATTTGGGATTAGATTCCATGCTGTCTTATCCTTTGGAATTGATGATCCATTGTGCTGAGGTATCCTTATTGTCAATCCACAACAATGTAATATCATAAAAGATTAAATGCTAATAAAAGAAATGAAATTCTCATTTTAAATATAACCTTTCTTTGTTGTTCAGGGAGTCTGGAAAGGATCGGAAATGAAGTTGGACCACTGCCGCTTAAAACAGCAAATTCAAATTTAAGTTCTCCAATCCTGGTTTGAACATGGATGGAACGTATGAGAATCCACAAAATTGTACTTTTGATGAGGACTTCAAATCTATTCTGCTTCCAGTGTCTTACGGGATAGTGTTTGTGGTAGGACTTGTTCTCAATGCTCTTGCAATATGGGTCTTTGTTTTTCGAATGAGACCTTGGAACGTATCGACCACCTACATGTTCAACCTCGCTCTCTCAGACATCATGTACGCTATATCATTGCCTCTGCTTATCTACTACTACGCAAAACACAACGACTGGCCCTTTGGGGCAGCTTTGTGTAAAATTGTCCGATTCCTCTTTTACACCAACCTGTACTGCAGTATCCTTTTCCTCACTTGTATGAGCATCTATAGATTCCTGGGGATCTGCTTTCCAATGCAGTCACTGAGATGGTCAAACTTGCGATACACACGAATAGTATGCATTGTTGTTTGGGGTATTGTCATAGCATTCCAGATACCAATATTTGTATTTGTTGACATAGAGGGTATTGGTAACACTACCCTTTGCTATGACACCACGAACCAAATACATTTTAATCAGTTTGTGATTTACAGCGCTGTCCAGTTGGTATTGCTTTTTTGTTGTCCTTTCACGGTGGTTGTGATCTGCTACGGAATTACGGCCAAGAAACTCCTTCGGCCCAATGGCATCCGCCCTGAATATGCCAGATCCAGGAAAAAGTCAATCAAGATGATTATTACCATACTCACTGTTTTTGTCCTGTGCTTCTTACCGTTCCATATCACACGCTCCATTTACTATTCCTCAAGAAGTCTTCACGTGAGCTGTAGTAAACTAAACGCGTTTAACCTGGCGTATAAGGTCACCCGGCCCCTCGCGAGCGCAAATAGTTGCCTTGATCCAATTCTTTATGTTCTGGGTGGGCAGACATATCGAAGTAAGCTGGCGCGTAAGGGTAATGGTGTGGAAAATAAGAACAATCTTCCTTCAGCCAAAAAGAGCATTAGCGGAATGAACATCACCCACTCTGTTTATACTGCAGAAATCGGACTTGAGGAACTAAAGCAAACCGCTGCTGGAAGTAGCGACGGGGTCTAGAATTATTGCCAAGCTCGGACTTAAGGCTgtgattttcaactgctggttgcaCATTTTAGAATGGGAAAAGGAAGCAACCAACTATTGAAAATATGTGTGGAACACCTTGACCGCTGCGCAATATCCGACACCGGGCGGTAATCTTCAGGTGGTCAAGCAGACTGTCCATCTGAAAGGAACCTTGGAGGCTGTTTAAGTTGGACGGCTAATGATAATTGTAGGATTCCAAAAGCAAGATTCATGTACTAAGGGTGTGCACCATACATACCCCTTTATTTAGTACCAGGTTGTGAGTTGTCTGATCAGGGCTCCTTAAAGGGACTGCTGGTGGCTATTTTGTTTGGTGTGGAGGCCACAAGCCTACGTGTCCAAAAGTATTCAAGACCCTCCCTGTGACCCTCTACCTCCTCCCAGGCCTGGCCTCTGACCAACACAGCATGGGAGCTAACTGACTCCCTTCCTTCCCAGAATTGGCAAACTACAGGGGGTGCTTGAACTCGCTGGCAGCATTAGAATGAGGCCATTGCCTCAAAATAGCACTGACTTTTGATCCCCTTTTGACGCAAGTTGAAAATAGCCCACCAAATATACTTTAGTGAAGAACATGGCCATTTGGCCATTATGCCGGTGCCTGGTGGTAGTTCCATTCCAGCACTTGCTCTGTCAATCCCTTTGCTCTTTTCCTTTAACCCATTCCTTCAATTGCAACCTCCCTGTCTATTTAATGTAATACTTCACTTCAATGCAGAGGAGAATCTGTGCTTAGTAGAGGCACAGTTCATCAGACAAGGGTGATGCAACAAATAGTATCTAAAGGTACTTCTGAGACTGAATAGACACTTAAGAAATTCAATTTAATTAAAATTTGGGTCAAAAGACAAACAAGGCTCTGACTTAGAATCCAATTTCAGATTGAACAGAATTTACTGAACTGTCTCTGGGTCTCACTTGCCTTCTGCACACAATTATTTATTATTCTTccgcgggatgtgggcatcattggctaacccagcatttgttgcccatccctaattgcccgtgagaagCTGGTGCagggctgtcttcttgaaccactgcagtccctgtcatgtaggcacacccacagtgttgttagggagggccttccaggattttgacccagtcaaGGATCAATGCTATATTTCgatgtcagggtggtgtgtgaaaAGTGGAGTTTCTAGGGGAACTTGTGGGCGGcggtgctcccatgcatctgctgctcttgtcccacAAGGTGGCAGAGTTGTGGCTTGGAAGGTGTTGCTGAAGGAACCTTGCAGCAGTGCGTCTTGTGGATGGTACTCACTGCTGCTACTGtatgccggtggtggagggagtgaaggtgatggatggggtgttgATCAAGCTGGCTGCTCTGGATTgttttgaacttcttgagtgttgttggaactgcactcatccaggcaagtggagaatattccatgacttgtgcctcgtagatggtACAAGTTTTGGAAAGCCATGAGGTGAgtgacttgctgcagaattcccagcctctgcccTGCTCCTGTAGGTCAGTTAATTGACGTACAGAACTTAGATACATTATGGAATTATTTCACCTCTGGTTTGTCATAtggagttgtcatctctggttagttgccggtgccacgtgatagcaaggctaggaatagggagaaagtgcagttgaacacgtggctgcaggaatggtgtaggagggagggcttcaggtatttggataattggagcgcattctggggaaggtgggacctgtacaaacaggatgggttgcatctgaaccagaggagcaccaatatcctgggagggaggttttctagtagtctttgggagggtttaaactaatttggcaggggaatgggaaccggatttgtagtccagcaactaaggaagccaatattcaggacgccaaagcatgtagtgacgcagtggggaaggtaacactgacaaaggagagtacttgcaggcaaggaggtgggtgtatacttcaacgcaagaagcatcaggaataaggtgggtgaacttaaggcatggatcggtacttgggactacgatgtggtggccatcacggaaacttggatagaagaggggcagaaatgattgttggaggtccctggttatagatgtttcaacaagattagggaggatggtaaaagaggtggtgggggggggggggggggggggtggcattgttaagtagagatagtataacagctgcagaaaagcagtttgaggaggatctgcctactgaggtagtatgggttgaagtcagaaataggaaaggagcagtcacctgttttctataggccccccaatagcagcagagatgtggaggaacagattgggaaacagattttggaaaggagcagAAGTCAcatggtagtagtcatgggtgacttcaacttcccaaacattgagtggaaactctttagatcaaatagtttggatggggtggtgtttgtgcagtgtgtccaggaagcttttctaacacagtatgtagattgtccgatcagaggggaggccatattggatttggtacttggtaatgaaccagggcaggtgatagatttgttagtgggggagcattttggaggtagtgaccacaattctgtgactttcactttcgtaatggagagggataggtgagtgcaacagggtaaggtttacaattgggggaagggtaaatacaatgctgtcagacaagaattgaagtgcataagttgggaacataggctgtcagggaaggacacaagtgaaatgtggaaattttccaaggaacaggtactgcgtgtctttgatatgtatgtccctgtcaggcagggaagagatggtcgagtgagggaaccatggttgataaGAGAGgtagaatgtcttgttaagaggaagaaggagacttatgtaaggctgaggagacaaggttcagacagggcgctggagggatacaagatagccaggagggaactgaagaaagggattcagAGAGCTGagagaggacatgaaaaatctttggagggtaggatcaaggaaaaccccaaggccttttacacatatcggctgcaaagagacatagataggatgcagagctgggctgagaagtggcagatggagtttaacactgacaagtgtgaggttgtccattttggaaggacaaatatgtaTGTGGAAtatagggttaacggtagggttcttggcaatgtagaggagcagagagatcttggggtctatgttcatagatctttgaaagttgccactcaagtggatagagctgtgaagaaggcctatggtgtgctagcattcattagcagagggattgaatttaagagccttgaggtgatgatgcagctgtacaaaaccttggtcaggccacatttggagtactgtgtgcagttctggtcacctcattttaggaaggatgtggaagctttgtaaaaggtgcaaaggagatttaccaggatgttgcctggaatggagagtaggtcttatgaggaaaggttgagggtgctaggccttttctcattagaacggagaaggacaaggggcgacttgatagaggtttataagataatcaggggaatagatagagtagacagtcagagactttttccccgggtggaacaaaccattacaaggggacataaatttaaggtaaatggtggaagatatagggggatgtcagaggtaggttctttacccag encodes:
- the LOC119977593 gene encoding P2Y purinoceptor 2-like, which translates into the protein MDGTYENPQNCTFDEDFKSILLPVSYGIVFVVGLVLNALAIWVFVFRMRPWNVSTTYMFNLALSDIMYAISLPLLIYYYAKHNDWPFGAALCKIVRFLFYTNLYCSILFLTCMSIYRFLGICFPMQSLRWSNLRYTRIVCIVVWGIVIAFQIPIFVFVDIEGIGNTTLCYDTTNQIHFNQFVIYSAVQLVLLFCCPFTVVVICYGITAKKLLRPNGIRPEYARSRKKSIKMIITILTVFVLCFLPFHITRSIYYSSRSLHVSCSKLNAFNLAYKVTRPLASANSCLDPILYVLGGQTYRSKLARKGNGVENKNNLPSAKKSISGMNITHSVYTAEIGLEELKQTAAGSSDGV